From Strix uralensis isolate ZFMK-TIS-50842 chromosome 1, bStrUra1, whole genome shotgun sequence, a single genomic window includes:
- the NUB1 gene encoding NEDD8 ultimate buster 1 yields the protein MAQKKYLIAKLTSCLREDKIQLWKPPYTNDKKEAGKEMKELVQKYSSKLNINENDVENMLEEIRCKAIERGTGNENFKVTGIARLDIYLPRRKSRKIPLETNLFITGKELRSQIAQEHALKENAIKIIINKKQLDLGKTLEDQGVTHNAKVMVLQLEQSDEETKRRVQEEELQCKKEKEINDKMQRTKKGLEILAEREEYLDPDSVPHLDIANQTGRSIKIPPQAKKALVLAMGYHEKGRALMKKKEYEIALPYLLDADKHFCECSTELLNTVDNYAVLQLDIVWCYFRLEQLDCLDDAEKKLSTAHRCFQRCYGENHERLIDIKGSYGREKVLFLRLYLLQGIGHYHSGREKEAAEYIQKASRLYEELSIDPDKVDRLSLLGFSEQEARLALRACHGNVEHAANLITNRREEKAQIRREERAKRRQRLEDINTLKSMGYSERAAQVALHNTQGNLDQAFKFILDNPELLLEDDDDDDDPVAVDQFQVSQESIDQLMYMGFSRESAEQALKVFKGNIHLASQTLAHYGGVLPASLQLSPEGSSPSEESASSKDSPTESAGSSSSPTDEDMETDAVNEILEDIPEHEEDYLDLTLEEEEQIIHEYLSYIQVPQH from the exons atggcGCAAAAGAAGTATTTAATAGCAAAACTGACAAGTTGCTTAAGAGAGGACAAAATTCAGCTGTGGAAACCACCATATACAAATGATAAAAAAGAAGCTGGTAAAGAGATGAAG GAGCTTGTACAAAAATACTCATCCAAGCTGAATATCAATGAGAATGATGTAGAGAATATGCTTGAAGAAATACGGTGTAAAGCAATTGAGCGTGGaacaggaaatgaaaattttaaagtgACTGGGATTGCGAGACTTGATATTTATCTGCCCCGTAGAAAA AGCAGAAAGATCCCACTGGAAACTAACCTGTTCATCACAGGCAAGGAGCTCAGATCACA GATAGCACAGGAGcatgcattaaaagaaaatgctatcAAAATAATCATAAATAAGAAGCAGCTTGACCTGG GCAAAACCCTTGAGGACCAGGGTGTAACACACAATGCAAAAGTGATGGTACTTCAACTGGAACAGAGTGATGAGGAAACTAAAAGAAGAGTTCAGGAAGAAGAACTtcaatgcaagaaagaaaaagaaataaatgacaaGATGCAAAGAACTAAGAAGGGTTTAGAAATTCTAGCAGAGAGAG aggAGTACTTGGATCCAGATTCTGTTCCACACCTAGATATAGCTAATCAGACTGGAAGGTCAATCAAGATTCCTCCTCAAGCTAAAAAA GCACTTGTGCTGGCAATGGGTTATCATGAGAAGGGCAGAGCattaatgaagaagaaagaatatgaaataGCACTGCCATATTTGTTGGATGCGGATAAACACTTCTG tgagtGCAGCACAGAACTGCTGAATACCGTTGATAACTATGCAGTACTGCAGCTGGATATAGTGTGGTGCTACTTCCGCCTGGAGCAGCTGGACTGCCTGGATgatgcagagaaaaagctgtcCACAGCACATCGATGCTTCCAGAGGTGCTATGGGGAGAACCATGAAAGACTTATTGATATCAAA GGAAGCTATGGTCGGGAGAAGGTTTTATTTCTACGACTTTACCTCCTTCAAGGGATCGGACACTATCACAGTggcagagaaaaggaggctgcTGAGTATATTCAGAAG GCATCTCGTTTATATGAAGAGCTGTCCATAGATCCTGATAAAGTTGATCGCCTGTCACTCCTGGGTTTCTCCGAACAGGAAGCTCGTCTTGCCCTGCGAGCATGCCATGGGAATGTGGAGCATGCTGCCAATCTTATCACCAACAGGAGAGAG GAAAAGGCACAGataaggagggaggagagagctAAAAGAAGGCAGCGACTGGAAGACATAAATACCTTGAAAAGTATGGGCTACTCGGAGAGAGCTGCTCAGGTAGCTCTTCATAATACACAAGGAAACCTGGACCAAGCCTTTAAG TTTATTCTTGACAATCCTGAGTTATTGctggaagatgatgatgatgatgatgatcctGTGGCTGTGGACCAGTTCCAAGTTTCCCAGGAAAGTATTGATCAA CTGATGTATATGGGTTTCAGCCGTGAGTCAGCAGAACAAGCTTTAAAGGTCTTTAAAGGCAACATCCACTTAGCTTCCCAAACCCTTGCTCATTATGGGGGAGTTCTTCCTGCTTCACTGCAGCTGTCTCCAGAAGGGTCCAGTCCATCAGAGGAATCAGCTTCATCAAAAGACTCACCCACAGAGTCTGCAG GTTCTTCTAGTTCACCAACAGATGAAGACATGGAGACGGATGCTGTCAATGAAATCCTAGAGGATATTCCTGAACACGAGGAAGATTATCTGGATTTAAcactggaggaggaggaacagatcATTCATGAATACTTATCCTATATCCAAGTACCACAGCATTAA
- the C1H9orf152 gene encoding uncharacterized protein C9orf152 homolog translates to MKETSCFCMTFSSLLEQMVKAYKYMTGIFSVTHTSEQQASDRDKQPTKMDVSLLEEQYGHIKQKQKLQSHIIVFKTGEHESVLPESMVNAVLINTTVRRSKSFTECVPVRKVRLEMASSGNVQDNSPWRTHLGIHRLVQAPHQGVTWDLPHCKDRPCSFDNQRLISKGNGTMQHKELEGASELSTLSQLGSSSMLNSTSKENGSNISSTCQKPPLKSATSAVWTHQHISSTKCMPVCNKLNFYPFPNKKGPRISEAARRLGLYVSQ, encoded by the exons ATGAAGGAAACGTCCTGCTTCTGCAtgactttttcttccttgttgGAACAGATGGTGAAGGCTTACAAATACATGACTGGTATTTTTTCAGTGACTCATACCTCAGAGCAACAGGCTTCAGATCGTGATAAGCAGCCAACCAAGATGGATGTAAGCTTACTTGAGGAGCAGTATGGCCacataaaacagaagcaaaaactgCAATCACACATTATTGTATTTAAAACAG GTGAACATGAATCTGTTCTCCCAGAATCAATGGTCAATGCTGTTTTAATTAATACAACAGTTAGAAGATCAAAGTCATTTACAGAATGTGTTCCTGTCAGAAAGGTCAGACTGGAGATGGCCAGCAGTGGCAATGTACAAGACAACTCACCATGGCGCACCCACCTGGGAATTCACCGCCTGGTCCAAGCCCCTCATCAAGGAGTTACCTGGGATCTTCCCCACTGCAAGGACAGACCGTGCAGTTTTGACAATCAGAGACTGATTTCAAAGGGAAATGGCACAATGCAACACAAGGAATTAGAGGGAGCAAGTGAATTATCCACACTCAGTCAACTGGGAAGTTCAAGCATGTTGAACAGTACCAGCAAAGAGAATGGCAGCAACATTTCAAGTACCTGCCAAAAGCCTCCTCTGAAATCAGCCACTTCAGCAGTCTGGACACATCAACATATTTCTTCTACAAAATGCATGCCAGTCTGCAACAAACTAAACTTCTACCCTTTCCCCAATAAAAAAGGACCGAGAATTTCTGAAGCAGCAAGGAGGCTTGGATTATATGTCTCACAATGA